In a single window of the Delftia tsuruhatensis genome:
- a CDS encoding TRAP transporter substrate-binding protein has protein sequence MDRRSIIKHAGIAGVLAVGAAPAVHAQEAVRWRLAASFPKSLDTIFGSAEMFSRTLKAMSGGKFEVSVHAAGELMPAFGVVDGIQNGTIEMALTAPYYFTGKDYVFAFGCAVPFGLTARQMDAWMEHGGGRKLMDEFYAQYNIKSQSAGNTGTQMGGWFRKEIKSVADLKGLKMRLGGGLFGDAMLKLGVVAQNMPVGEVYQALEKGTLDAVEFVGPYDDQKLGFNKVAPYYYYPGWWEGGAELEFFINTKAYAALSPEYKAMVDAACNVAARDMTAKYDANNPVALKKLVADKTQLKAFPKDFMDAGYKAVMEIMAEHDAKSPMFKKINQSLRTFQRDQLLWERFSEFRYNSYMTTAKL, from the coding sequence ATGGACCGTCGTTCGATCATCAAACATGCCGGGATCGCAGGCGTGCTGGCAGTGGGGGCCGCTCCCGCGGTCCACGCACAGGAGGCGGTCCGCTGGCGCCTGGCCGCGAGCTTTCCCAAGTCGCTGGACACCATCTTCGGCTCGGCCGAGATGTTTTCCAGGACGCTGAAGGCCATGTCGGGCGGCAAGTTCGAGGTCTCCGTGCATGCGGCCGGCGAGCTGATGCCTGCGTTCGGCGTGGTCGACGGTATCCAGAACGGCACCATCGAGATGGCCCTGACGGCGCCCTACTATTTCACCGGCAAGGACTACGTCTTCGCCTTCGGCTGCGCCGTGCCCTTCGGCCTGACGGCACGCCAGATGGATGCCTGGATGGAACACGGCGGCGGTCGCAAGCTCATGGACGAGTTCTACGCGCAGTACAACATCAAGAGCCAGAGCGCCGGCAACACAGGCACGCAGATGGGGGGCTGGTTCCGCAAGGAGATCAAGTCGGTGGCGGACCTCAAGGGCCTGAAGATGCGCCTGGGTGGTGGCCTGTTCGGCGACGCGATGCTCAAGCTGGGCGTGGTCGCCCAGAACATGCCCGTGGGCGAGGTCTACCAGGCGCTCGAGAAGGGAACGCTGGACGCCGTGGAGTTCGTCGGACCCTACGACGACCAGAAGCTGGGCTTCAACAAGGTCGCTCCGTACTACTACTACCCTGGCTGGTGGGAAGGCGGTGCCGAACTGGAATTCTTCATCAACACCAAGGCCTACGCGGCACTGTCGCCCGAGTACAAGGCCATGGTCGATGCCGCGTGCAACGTCGCTGCGCGCGACATGACGGCCAAGTACGACGCCAACAATCCCGTGGCCCTCAAGAAGCTCGTGGCCGACAAGACCCAGCTCAAGGCCTTCCCCAAGGATTTCATGGACGCGGGCTACAAGGCCGTCATGGAGATCATGGCCGAGCATGATGCCAAGTCGCCCATGTTCAAGAAGATCAACCAGAGCCTGCGCACCTTCCAGCGCGACCAGCTGCTGTGGGAACGCTTCTCCGAGTTCCGCTACAACAGCTACATGACCACGGCCAAGCTGTAG
- the dxs gene encoding 1-deoxy-D-xylulose-5-phosphate synthase, translated as MTTNTYSLLQTIDDPSDLRRLSRAELKTLAQQLRAYVLDSVSKTGGHLSSNLGTVELTVALHAVFDTPYDRVVWDVGHQTYPHKILTGRRERMSTLRQFGGLSGFPQRTESEYDTFGTAHSSTSISAALGMALAAKQKGEDRRAIAVIGDGAMTAGMAFEALNNAGVTDANLLVILNDNDMSISPPVGALNRYLAQLMSGQFYAKARDMGKSVLKQVPPLLELAKRLEQQAKGMVVPATLFENFGFNYIGPIDGHDLDSLIPTLENIRSLKGPQFLHVVTKKGQGYKLAEADPVAYHGPGKFDPSVGLVKPATPPKQTFTQVFGHWLCDMADKDQRLVGITPAMREGSGMVEFHKRFPGRYYDVGIAEQHAVTFAAGMACEGLKPVVAIYSTFLQRAYDQLIHDVALQKLPVVFALDRAGLVGADGATHAGAYDIAFVRCIPNMSMACPADERECRQLLTTAYEQDHPVAVRYPRGAGVGVAPLAGLEGLPFGKGEVRRESAKKKVAILAFGTLLYPALAAGEALDATVVNMRWAKPLDEELLHQIASTHEFIVTVEEGCIMGGAGSAVAESLHAAGIARQVLQLGLPDEFIEHGDPAKLLSLQGLDAAGIEASVRAHLAPERAAA; from the coding sequence ATGACCACGAACACCTACTCCCTGCTGCAGACCATCGACGATCCCTCGGATCTGAGGCGTCTGTCGCGTGCCGAACTCAAGACCCTGGCCCAGCAACTGCGTGCCTATGTGCTGGACAGCGTCTCCAAGACCGGCGGGCATCTGAGCTCCAACCTCGGCACGGTGGAGCTGACGGTGGCGCTGCATGCGGTGTTCGACACGCCCTACGACCGTGTGGTCTGGGACGTGGGCCACCAGACCTATCCGCACAAGATCCTCACGGGCCGGCGCGAGCGCATGTCCACGCTGCGCCAGTTCGGCGGCCTGTCGGGCTTTCCGCAGCGCACCGAAAGCGAATACGACACCTTTGGCACGGCGCATTCCTCGACCAGCATCTCCGCGGCCCTGGGCATGGCGCTGGCCGCCAAGCAAAAGGGCGAGGACCGCCGCGCCATCGCCGTGATCGGCGACGGCGCCATGACGGCGGGCATGGCCTTCGAGGCGCTGAACAACGCGGGCGTGACCGATGCCAACCTGCTGGTCATCCTCAACGACAACGACATGAGCATCAGCCCGCCGGTGGGCGCGCTCAACCGCTACCTGGCCCAGCTCATGAGCGGGCAGTTCTACGCCAAGGCGCGCGACATGGGCAAGAGCGTGCTCAAGCAGGTGCCACCGCTGCTGGAGCTGGCCAAGCGGCTGGAGCAGCAGGCCAAGGGCATGGTGGTGCCCGCCACGCTGTTCGAGAACTTCGGCTTCAACTACATCGGCCCCATCGACGGGCATGACCTGGACTCGCTGATCCCCACGCTGGAGAACATCAGGAGCCTCAAGGGCCCGCAGTTCCTGCACGTGGTCACCAAGAAGGGCCAGGGCTACAAGCTGGCCGAGGCCGATCCCGTGGCCTACCACGGCCCCGGCAAGTTCGACCCCAGCGTGGGCCTGGTCAAGCCGGCCACGCCCCCGAAGCAGACCTTCACCCAGGTCTTCGGCCATTGGCTGTGCGACATGGCGGACAAGGACCAGCGCCTGGTGGGCATCACCCCCGCCATGCGCGAAGGCTCGGGCATGGTGGAGTTCCACAAGCGCTTTCCGGGCCGCTACTACGACGTGGGCATTGCCGAGCAGCATGCCGTCACCTTTGCCGCGGGCATGGCCTGCGAGGGCCTCAAGCCCGTGGTCGCCATCTATTCGACCTTCCTGCAGCGCGCCTACGACCAGCTGATCCATGACGTGGCGCTGCAAAAGCTGCCCGTGGTCTTCGCGCTGGACCGCGCGGGCCTGGTCGGTGCCGATGGCGCCACCCATGCGGGCGCCTATGACATCGCATTCGTGCGCTGCATACCGAACATGAGCATGGCCTGCCCGGCCGACGAGCGCGAGTGCCGCCAGTTGCTCACCACGGCCTACGAGCAGGACCACCCCGTGGCCGTGCGCTATCCGCGTGGCGCGGGTGTCGGTGTCGCGCCGCTGGCGGGCCTGGAAGGCCTGCCGTTCGGCAAGGGCGAGGTGCGCCGCGAGTCCGCCAAGAAGAAGGTCGCCATCCTGGCCTTCGGCACCCTGCTGTACCCGGCACTGGCCGCGGGCGAGGCGCTGGACGCCACCGTGGTCAACATGCGCTGGGCCAAGCCGCTGGACGAGGAACTGCTGCACCAGATCGCCTCCACGCACGAGTTCATCGTCACCGTGGAAGAGGGCTGCATCATGGGCGGTGCCGGCAGCGCGGTCGCGGAGTCGCTGCATGCCGCGGGCATCGCGCGCCAGGTGCTGCAGCTGGGTCTGCCGGACGAGTTCATCGAGCACGGCGATCCGGCCAAGCTGCTGTCCCTGCAGGGCCTGGACGCGGCCGGCATCGAGGCCTCGGTGCGCGCCCACCTGGCCCCCGAGCGCGCAGCGGCCTGA
- a CDS encoding polyprenyl synthetase family protein translates to MSAVMTCETTQAAGQDSLDFPCWMSDRLARTEGALSRWVGVDAPAGLGEAMRYAVLDGGKRLRPLLVWAAAEAVQGLESATVRAGCAVELIHAYSLVHDDMPCMDNDVLRRGKPTVHVQFGEASALLAGDALQALAFELLVPGPDEAAGMSDALQARLCRLLGRAAGAQGMAGGQAIDLASVGLQLSEAQLREMHRLKTGALLHASVLMGAACNEHVDSRAWQALSDYGQALGVAFQVVDDILDVVADSATLGKTAGKDAANDKPTYVSLLGLERARAHADELCALAHAALARSGLSDTRALAALADMVVSRTH, encoded by the coding sequence ATGAGTGCCGTGATGACTTGCGAAACGACCCAGGCGGCCGGCCAGGATTCGCTGGACTTTCCCTGCTGGATGAGCGACCGCCTGGCGCGCACCGAAGGCGCGCTGTCGCGGTGGGTGGGCGTGGACGCACCGGCCGGACTGGGCGAGGCCATGCGCTATGCCGTGCTCGATGGCGGCAAGCGCCTTCGCCCCTTGCTGGTCTGGGCCGCCGCCGAGGCCGTGCAGGGCCTGGAGTCCGCCACCGTGCGCGCAGGCTGCGCGGTGGAACTGATCCATGCCTACTCCCTGGTGCACGACGACATGCCCTGCATGGACAACGACGTGCTGCGCCGGGGCAAGCCCACCGTGCATGTGCAGTTCGGCGAGGCTTCGGCCCTGCTGGCCGGGGATGCGTTGCAGGCGTTGGCCTTCGAGCTGCTGGTGCCCGGCCCGGACGAGGCTGCAGGCATGTCGGATGCGTTGCAGGCGCGGCTGTGCCGTCTGCTGGGCCGTGCGGCGGGCGCCCAGGGCATGGCCGGTGGCCAGGCTATCGATCTGGCCAGCGTGGGCCTGCAACTGAGCGAAGCGCAGCTGCGCGAGATGCACCGCCTAAAGACCGGCGCGTTGCTGCATGCCAGCGTGCTCATGGGCGCAGCCTGCAACGAACACGTGGATTCCCGGGCCTGGCAGGCCCTGTCCGACTATGGGCAGGCCCTGGGCGTTGCCTTCCAGGTGGTGGACGACATCCTCGACGTGGTCGCCGACTCGGCCACGCTGGGCAAGACGGCCGGCAAGGACGCGGCCAATGACAAGCCGACCTATGTCTCGCTGTTGGGCCTGGAGCGGGCACGCGCCCATGCGGACGAACTGTGCGCCCTGGCGCATGCGGCGCTGGCGCGCAGCGGCCTGTCCGATACGCGTGCATTGGCGGCCCTTGCCGACATGGTCGTGAGCCGCACCCACTGA
- the xseB gene encoding exodeoxyribonuclease VII small subunit produces MPKAASKAPAEPTSYESALQELEQLIAQIESGQLPLEQMLTGYQRAAQLLAYCRGQLDAVQEQVKVLDEGTLAPWTQE; encoded by the coding sequence ATGCCCAAGGCTGCATCCAAGGCTCCTGCCGAGCCCACCAGTTATGAATCCGCGCTGCAGGAACTGGAGCAACTCATCGCTCAGATCGAGTCGGGCCAGCTGCCCCTGGAGCAGATGCTGACCGGTTACCAGCGTGCGGCGCAACTGCTGGCCTACTGCCGTGGCCAGCTCGATGCGGTGCAGGAGCAGGTCAAGGTGCTTGACGAGGGGACACTGGCCCCGTGGACCCAGGAATAG
- a CDS encoding aromatic ring-hydroxylating oxygenase subunit alpha: protein MSDLSLQLQQAASQLPVSSYFDAALFQRELETIFQRGPRYVGHQLAVPEIGDYYALPQEKEGRALVRNARGQVELISNVCRHRQAVMLKGRGNLMTEGKGHAGGNIVCPLHRWTYSTSGELLGAPHFSHDPCLNLNNYRLREWNGLLFEDNGRDIEADLAGMKLREQLSFEGFVLDHVEMHECNYNWKTFIEVYLEDYHVGPFHPGLGNFVTCDDLQWEFSREYSVQTVGVAPGFGRPGSDVYRKWHEVLLAYRNGELPDRGAIWLTYYPHIMVEWYPHVLTVSTLHPLAVDRTLNVVEFYYPEEIAAFEPEFVQAQKAAYMETCIEDDEIGERMDAGRRALYERGDNEVGPYQSPMEDGMQHFHEWYRGVMGDAVPGR from the coding sequence ATGTCTGATTTAAGTCTTCAACTGCAGCAGGCCGCAAGCCAACTACCAGTTTCCAGTTACTTCGACGCAGCGCTGTTCCAGCGCGAGTTGGAGACCATCTTTCAACGCGGCCCGCGCTACGTGGGCCACCAGCTGGCCGTCCCCGAGATAGGCGACTACTATGCCCTGCCCCAGGAAAAGGAAGGCAGGGCGCTGGTGCGCAATGCCAGGGGGCAGGTGGAGCTGATCTCCAACGTCTGCCGCCACCGCCAGGCCGTGATGCTCAAGGGCCGCGGCAACCTGATGACCGAAGGCAAGGGCCACGCGGGGGGCAACATCGTCTGCCCGCTGCACCGCTGGACCTACAGCACCAGCGGCGAGTTGCTGGGCGCGCCCCACTTCAGCCACGACCCCTGCCTGAACCTCAACAACTACCGGCTGCGCGAGTGGAACGGACTGCTGTTCGAGGACAACGGCCGCGACATCGAGGCCGACCTCGCGGGCATGAAGCTGCGCGAGCAGCTGAGCTTCGAGGGCTTCGTGCTCGACCATGTCGAGATGCACGAGTGCAACTACAACTGGAAGACCTTCATCGAGGTCTACCTCGAGGACTACCATGTCGGCCCCTTCCACCCGGGTCTGGGCAACTTCGTGACCTGTGACGACCTGCAGTGGGAGTTCTCCAGGGAGTACTCGGTGCAGACCGTGGGCGTGGCGCCCGGCTTCGGCAGACCGGGCTCGGACGTCTACAGGAAGTGGCACGAGGTGCTGCTGGCCTACCGCAATGGCGAACTGCCCGACCGCGGCGCGATCTGGCTGACCTACTACCCCCACATCATGGTGGAGTGGTATCCGCATGTGCTGACGGTCTCCACGCTGCACCCGCTGGCCGTGGACAGGACGCTGAACGTGGTCGAGTTCTACTACCCCGAGGAGATCGCGGCCTTCGAGCCCGAGTTCGTGCAGGCGCAGAAGGCCGCCTACATGGAGACCTGCATCGAAGATGACGAGATCGGCGAACGCATGGACGCGGGCCGCAGGGCCCTCTATGAGCGCGGCGACAACGAGGTGGGCCCCTACCAGAGCCCCATGGAAGACGGCATGCAGCACTTCCACGAGTGGTATCGCGGCGTCATGGGCGACGCGGTGCCCGGACGCTGA
- a CDS encoding DMT family transporter, which translates to MQALWMVAAAFVFAVMSVCVKFASQDFNAAEIVFYRGLVSMVALWWLARHQGISLATRFPREHAWRSFVGVTSMGAWFYSIGHLPLATAATFNSMSSIWMAVFLIGQGLLLRHQLRRQPESHALRALPPFPWSLVATVALGFVGVVLVLRPSAAPQEFVASAGGLIGGVFAAMAYMQVATLSRMGEPEARVVFYFALGSAVAGALAMCFTGVSAWPGWRALWLLPVGVLAAVAQVCMTAAYASASNSRNTLVVANLQYSGIVFAALLSLALFGESVPLIGWAGIVLIVASGALATALRSRA; encoded by the coding sequence ATGCAAGCCCTGTGGATGGTGGCGGCCGCGTTCGTTTTCGCGGTCATGAGTGTGTGTGTGAAGTTCGCCTCCCAGGATTTCAACGCGGCGGAGATCGTCTTCTACCGGGGACTGGTCAGCATGGTGGCGCTGTGGTGGCTGGCACGCCACCAGGGCATCTCGCTGGCCACGCGCTTTCCGCGCGAGCATGCCTGGCGCAGCTTCGTGGGCGTGACCTCGATGGGCGCCTGGTTCTACTCCATCGGCCATCTGCCGCTGGCCACGGCAGCCACGTTCAACTCCATGAGCAGCATCTGGATGGCGGTCTTCCTGATCGGCCAGGGGCTGCTGCTGCGCCATCAATTGCGCCGCCAACCCGAGTCCCATGCGCTGCGTGCGCTGCCGCCATTCCCCTGGAGCCTGGTCGCCACGGTGGCCCTGGGCTTCGTCGGCGTGGTCCTGGTGCTGCGCCCCAGCGCGGCACCGCAGGAGTTCGTGGCCAGCGCGGGCGGCCTGATCGGCGGGGTGTTCGCCGCCATGGCCTACATGCAGGTGGCCACGCTGTCGCGCATGGGCGAACCCGAGGCACGCGTGGTGTTCTACTTCGCGCTGGGCTCGGCCGTGGCAGGAGCTCTGGCCATGTGCTTCACAGGTGTGTCGGCATGGCCGGGCTGGCGCGCGCTGTGGCTGCTGCCCGTGGGTGTGCTGGCCGCCGTGGCCCAGGTCTGCATGACGGCCGCCTACGCCTCGGCCAGCAACAGCCGCAACACTCTGGTGGTGGCCAACCTGCAGTACTCGGGCATCGTCTTCGCGGCCCTGCTGAGCCTGGCATTGTTCGGCGAAAGCGTGCCCTTGATCGGCTGGGCGGGCATCGTGCTGATCGTGGCCAGCGGGGCCCTCGCCACCGCGCTGCGCTCGCGCGCCTGA
- a CDS encoding sulfurtransferase: MTSNTSFQTLISIQELATLQTGGRPLMVFDCSFDLAQPAAGKAQYLQAHIPGAVFADLDQDLSARHGAPGAHGSVAASGQAASGGRHPLPSRERFAMWLSEIGFSNDMQAVVYDRNGANYCGRLWWMLQWAGHGDVAVLDGGLQAWQAAGQPVASGEEVARFQSNFELRAPLQQLVTVQQVLDALGSADQTVVDARAPARFRGEVEPLDPVAGHIPGALNRPFTENIAADGRFKPAALLRAEFEQLLAGRDPASVVHQCGSGVSALPNLLAMRIAGLPAARLFAGSWSEWCSDPKRPVERG; this comes from the coding sequence ATGACAAGCAACACCTCGTTCCAGACCCTGATCTCCATCCAGGAGCTGGCCACCCTGCAGACCGGCGGCCGCCCGCTGATGGTCTTCGACTGCAGCTTCGACCTGGCCCAGCCCGCGGCGGGCAAGGCGCAGTATCTGCAGGCACATATCCCTGGCGCCGTCTTCGCCGACCTGGACCAGGATCTCAGCGCCAGGCACGGCGCCCCTGGCGCGCACGGCAGCGTGGCGGCCAGCGGGCAGGCCGCCTCGGGCGGTCGCCATCCGCTGCCCAGCCGCGAGCGCTTTGCCATGTGGCTCTCCGAGATCGGCTTTTCCAACGACATGCAGGCCGTGGTCTATGACCGCAATGGCGCCAACTACTGCGGGCGCCTGTGGTGGATGCTGCAGTGGGCCGGCCATGGCGACGTGGCCGTGCTCGACGGCGGCCTGCAGGCCTGGCAGGCGGCGGGCCAGCCCGTGGCCTCGGGCGAGGAAGTCGCGCGCTTCCAGTCCAATTTCGAGCTGCGCGCCCCCTTGCAGCAACTGGTGACGGTACAGCAGGTGCTCGATGCGCTGGGCAGCGCAGACCAGACCGTCGTCGATGCGCGTGCCCCCGCACGCTTTCGCGGCGAGGTCGAACCGCTGGACCCCGTGGCAGGCCATATCCCCGGCGCGCTCAACCGGCCCTTCACCGAGAACATCGCCGCCGACGGCCGCTTCAAGCCCGCGGCCCTGCTGCGCGCCGAGTTCGAGCAACTGCTCGCGGGCCGTGATCCGGCCAGCGTCGTCCACCAATGCGGCAGCGGCGTCAGCGCGCTGCCCAACCTGCTGGCCATGCGCATCGCGGGGCTGCCCGCGGCCCGGCTGTTCGCGGGCAGCTGGAGCGAGTGGTGCAGTGATCCGAAGAGGCCGGTGGAGCGCGGCTAA
- the flhD gene encoding flagellar transcriptional regulator FlhD, translating into MNNEQLLAEIREANLTYLMLAQTLIRQDKAEAVFRLGLNEESCDLLAALSAAQVLKLASRNTLLASFRVDDEMVWSLLTNHSSNKIGNGATNTLHANILMASRVSEVL; encoded by the coding sequence ATGAACAATGAACAGCTGCTTGCCGAAATCCGTGAAGCCAACCTCACTTACCTGATGCTGGCCCAGACCCTGATCCGCCAGGACAAGGCGGAAGCGGTGTTCCGCCTGGGACTGAACGAAGAATCCTGCGACCTGCTGGCCGCGCTGTCGGCGGCCCAGGTGCTCAAGCTGGCCTCGCGCAACACCTTGCTCGCCAGCTTCCGCGTGGACGACGAGATGGTCTGGAGCCTGCTGACCAACCACAGCAGCAACAAGATCGGCAATGGTGCGACCAATACGCTGCACGCCAACATCCTGATGGCCAGCCGCGTCTCCGAAGTCCTCTGA
- the flhC gene encoding flagellar transcriptional regulator FlhC has protein sequence MSAATKSVLNESKQIERAAMLIEMGARMQVLESETTLSYERLIRLYKEIAGKSPSKGQLPFSTDWFLTWQENIHSSLFLNIYEYLSKGAELDPVEQLTKAYRLYTEQIQAGELEALLSFTRAWRLVKFVDAQMLTRTQCTVCKGQFVTEPYENERHYQCGLCNPPARAGKSKSAGSLMLH, from the coding sequence ATGTCCGCAGCCACCAAAAGTGTCCTGAACGAGTCCAAGCAGATCGAGCGCGCCGCCATGCTCATCGAGATGGGTGCCCGCATGCAGGTGCTCGAATCCGAGACCACGCTGTCCTATGAACGCCTGATACGGCTGTACAAGGAAATCGCGGGCAAGTCGCCCTCCAAGGGTCAGCTGCCGTTCTCGACCGACTGGTTCCTGACCTGGCAGGAAAACATCCACAGCTCGCTGTTCCTGAATATCTACGAGTACCTGTCCAAGGGCGCGGAACTCGACCCCGTGGAGCAGTTGACCAAGGCCTACCGCCTCTACACCGAACAGATCCAGGCCGGCGAGCTGGAAGCGCTGCTGTCCTTCACCCGCGCATGGCGCCTGGTGAAGTTCGTGGATGCGCAGATGCTGACACGCACCCAGTGCACGGTCTGCAAGGGCCAGTTCGTGACCGAGCCCTATGAAAATGAGCGCCACTACCAGTGCGGCCTGTGCAATCCGCCCGCACGCGCCGGCAAGAGCAAGAGCGCCGGCTCGCTGATGCTGCACTGA
- a CDS encoding EAL domain-containing protein, with amino-acid sequence MGKKTPRPGFPEVQLFLTQRLATLAGVNSMRAIREGLLWLVPCLLVSAAFLMLSALARLAGLPPWLVQALAGLHNAIGAILPLLVAGSIGYMFSIRYRLPRLPITFLCLAHVQIAALLLGEHPRAAATLVLFIAIASPLVTVPLMARLGRLRWTRIARGGFIAENVQEVMNLVIPGVIVALLLVGLLVGLQQILADLVAFELPGAIASPQTPYRSGLTLALLNSTLWFFGIQGYYAMQPFFQVLDQAVLANAADIAQGLAPRWALSGGLMGSFVFIGGAGATLSLALATLMFCKGRGMRMVALAALPISLLNVNEILLFGLPIILNLRLLLPFLLVPAMNLVLALAVVQAGWVAPASMVLPLTAPVVFNAYVSTGGDVGAVVLQLALVLLGTLVYAPYVRAIDRLRDGDGPIQLHALDTTFSRLPEEARMLAQDPLVHAHQAQALRETLFARIRQISEFQFHLEFQPQISLDGRCRGCEALLRARDAEGRLQQPGSFLRWLGEAGLMREVDLWVAGAAVRQCKAWRDEGFVLPISINVSGATLSSADHCERLLQVLASARGLVGVEITEEALVDDVATIRSVIERLHGIGAKVAIDDFGTGFSSMSYLHRFDVDVIKIDRSFVVALDSAKGELVMDGLLRFCEALQLGVVVEGVETERQYRMLRYQGELLVQGWYFSRALPGGQLPQFVRDLARH; translated from the coding sequence ATGGGCAAGAAGACGCCACGGCCGGGCTTTCCGGAAGTGCAGTTGTTTCTGACGCAGCGGCTGGCGACGCTGGCCGGAGTGAACTCCATGCGGGCCATTCGCGAAGGCCTGCTGTGGCTCGTGCCCTGCCTGCTGGTGTCGGCGGCCTTTCTCATGCTGTCGGCCCTGGCCCGGCTGGCCGGCCTGCCGCCCTGGCTGGTGCAGGCGCTGGCCGGCCTGCACAACGCCATAGGCGCCATACTGCCGCTGCTGGTGGCGGGCTCCATCGGCTACATGTTCTCCATCCGCTACCGCCTGCCACGGTTGCCTATCACCTTCCTGTGCCTGGCCCATGTGCAGATCGCGGCCCTGCTGCTGGGCGAGCATCCGCGCGCGGCGGCCACCCTCGTGCTGTTCATCGCCATTGCCTCTCCGCTGGTGACGGTGCCTTTGATGGCCCGGCTCGGCCGCCTGCGCTGGACCCGCATCGCCCGCGGAGGCTTCATTGCCGAGAACGTGCAGGAGGTGATGAACCTGGTGATTCCCGGCGTCATCGTGGCGCTGCTGCTGGTGGGCCTGCTGGTGGGCCTGCAGCAGATCCTCGCGGACCTGGTCGCGTTCGAGCTGCCCGGGGCCATCGCCTCGCCGCAGACGCCCTATCGCAGCGGGCTGACGCTGGCGTTGCTCAACTCCACACTGTGGTTCTTCGGCATCCAGGGCTACTACGCCATGCAGCCCTTCTTTCAGGTACTGGACCAGGCCGTGCTGGCCAATGCCGCCGATATCGCGCAGGGCCTGGCGCCGCGCTGGGCGCTCAGTGGCGGGCTGATGGGCTCCTTCGTCTTCATCGGCGGCGCGGGAGCGACGCTGTCGCTGGCGCTGGCCACGCTGATGTTCTGCAAGGGCCGGGGGATGCGCATGGTGGCGCTGGCCGCGCTGCCGATCTCGCTGCTCAACGTCAACGAGATCCTGCTGTTCGGCCTGCCCATCATCCTGAACCTGCGGCTGCTGCTGCCTTTCCTGCTGGTGCCGGCCATGAACCTGGTGCTGGCCCTGGCCGTGGTCCAGGCCGGTTGGGTCGCCCCGGCGTCCATGGTGCTGCCGCTGACGGCGCCCGTGGTCTTCAACGCCTATGTCAGCACCGGCGGCGACGTGGGGGCCGTGGTGCTGCAACTGGCGCTGGTGCTGCTGGGGACCCTGGTCTACGCACCCTACGTGCGGGCCATCGACCGGCTGCGCGATGGGGACGGCCCCATCCAGCTGCATGCGCTGGACACCACCTTTTCACGTCTGCCCGAGGAGGCACGCATGCTGGCCCAGGATCCGCTGGTCCATGCGCACCAGGCCCAGGCGCTGCGCGAGACCTTGTTCGCCCGCATCCGGCAGATCAGCGAATTCCAGTTCCACCTGGAATTCCAGCCCCAGATCTCGCTGGATGGACGGTGCCGGGGCTGCGAGGCCCTGCTGCGCGCACGCGATGCCGAAGGCCGGCTGCAGCAGCCCGGCAGCTTCCTGCGCTGGCTGGGCGAGGCCGGCCTGATGCGCGAGGTGGATCTGTGGGTGGCGGGGGCGGCCGTGCGCCAATGCAAGGCGTGGAGGGACGAGGGCTTCGTGCTGCCCATCAGCATCAACGTGTCGGGCGCCACCCTGAGCTCGGCCGACCATTGCGAACGCCTGCTGCAGGTGCTCGCTTCGGCACGCGGACTGGTGGGCGTGGAGATCACCGAGGAGGCGCTGGTCGACGACGTGGCCACCATACGCTCCGTCATAGAGCGGCTGCATGGCATAGGCGCCAAGGTGGCGATAGACGACTTCGGCACAGGCTTCTCGTCCATGAGCTACCTGCACCGGTTCGATGTGGACGTGATCAAGATCGACCGCAGCTTCGTCGTGGCCCTGGACAGCGCCAAGGGCGAGCTGGTGATGGACGGCCTGCTGCGCTTTTGCGAGGCCCTGCAGCTGGGCGTGGTCGTGGAAGGCGTGGAGACCGAGCGCCAGTATCGGATGCTGCGCTACCAGGGCGAGCTGCTGGTGCAGGGCTGGTACTTCAGCCGGGCCCTGCCCGGCGGACAGCTGCCGCAGTTCGTGCGTGATCTGGCCAGGCACTGA